A region of the Clostridia bacterium genome:
TCCAGTTTTCATGCATTCAAAAGCTGTTTTTCCGCTGGTTTTGTTTATATCTCCGCCTACATACTGCCACATACTGCTGTCAGGATGCTTTTGCATGGCTTCTTTGGTAAATCTTATCAAAGCTGTAGCTGAAGAATAAGCTTCAAAACAATCCACTCTTCCGCATGTGCATGCATAGCCTTCGCCGCCTAGTCTTGTATGTCCAAGTTCAGCACCCGCAGAATAATTGCCTTCCAAGAGTTGTCCGTTTACTATAACGCCGCCTCCTATGCCTGTCCCTATGGTAATAAGTACGATATCATTATGACCTTTGCCTGCTCCAAACATCCACTCGCCCATCGCTGCGGCGTTGGCGTCGTTATGTACATAAGCTGAAATGCCGGTAAGAGAAGTAAGTTCTTTAGCTAATGGAACGTTTTTCCAATTAATGTTATTGGTATAAATAACTGTTCCTGTTTTGCTGTCTATTGAACCCGGAGAACCAATGCCTATTGCCTTTATATCATCCATCTTAAGATTCAATTCGGCGACTAAGGTTCTGATGGTACTATCAATTTCTTTGATAATCTCTATATGCGGTCTTTCTACCAAAGTGGCAAAAGAAGCTTTTTTTAGTATATTGCCTTCACGATCAACCACTCCGACTTTTATATTAGTACCGCCGATATCAACACCAATATAATACATTTTTCCTTCCTTTAAACAATATATAAATAATTATAACATAACATTGTCAAAAACCTTATCTTTTAGAATTGATTTGTCGTTTTAATAACAAAGAATTTGTTACTACTGAAACCGAACTCAAAGCCATAGCCGCACCTGCTATCATCGGATTAAGTATTCCCAAAGCCGCAAGGGGAATTCCTATACAATTATATATAAACGCCCAGAAAAGGTTTTGCTTGATTTTGCTTATTGTACGTTTACTTATACGTATTGCGTCAGCAACCTTTTTCAAATCGCCATTCATAAGCGTAATATCGCCGGCTTCTATTGCTATATCCGTTCCTGTTCCCATGGCAAAGCCTACGTCAGCGCTAGCAAGTGAAGGTGCATCGTTTATTCCGTCGCCTACCATTGCCACGACCTTTCCGCTCTCTTTGAGCTTTTTTATCTGCTCTTCTTTTTGCGCGGGCAAAACTTCTGCAATATAATCAGAAATTCCTGCTTCTTCAGATGTTAGTTTGGCTGCATGTGCGGTATCGCCTGTCAGCATTATTGTCTTAATGCCTTGTGCGTTTAGTTCCATTATTGCGTTTTTGGCGTTTTGCTTGATTGTATCTGTTATCAAAAAGACTGCGCTCAAAACATTATTTTGACTCATAAAAACCGCAGTGCCGCCTTTTTGAGTATAGTCTTCATAGCCTTGCGTATCTACATTGTTTTCTTGCATAAATGCAAGATTGCCTGCCAATACTTTGGTTCCGTTTACTTCTGCTTTTATTCCTCTTCCTGCAACAGAAACAAAATTTTGAGGCTCAATATATTTTGCCCCCATGCTTTTGGCTTTTTCCACAATGGCTTGCGCAAGCGGATGTTCAGACTGCATTTCAACAGACATAATTATATCCATTATATTAGATGCATCTTTATTTACTTGTACTATTTCTTTAACCTGCGGTCTGCCTTCTGTTATTGTGCCAGTCTTATCAAAAACTACGATCTCTATATTATGAGCGCGCTCAAGTATATCTCCGCCTTTATAAAGAATACCTCGTCTTGCAGCTCCGCCCGTTCCTACCATAATAGCGGTAGGTGTTGCAAGACCCAAAGCACAAGGACAAGCAATCACAAGCACGCTTACCGAATGAATCAAAGCGGGCTCAAAACCTATAATAAAGACAGAAATTATAAATATCAAAAACGCTATGCCTAATACAGCAGGAACAAATATGCCCGAAACCTTATCGGCTATTTTTTGAATGGGTGCTTTTTTGCCCTGTGCCTGTTCAACAAGCTCTATTATTTTGGAAAATACAGTGTCTTTACCTACTTTTGTGGCTCTATATTTCACAGCACCTGTAAGATTGATCGTTCCGCCAAACACTTTATCAGACGGCGCCTTGTCAGACGGAATACTTTCGCCTGTCAGCATTGACTCATCTATTGATGTAGTTCCGCTCTCTATGATTCCGTCAACTGCTATCTTTTCACCAGGCTTTGCCAATAACAAATCGCCTTCTTTGATATTGTCAACATCTATCTCTAGCTCAATTCCTTCAGGCGTAATAAGTCTTGCCGTTTTTGCCTGAAAACTCATAAGCTGCTTTAATGCATCCGAAGTATGGCTTTTTGCGCGGTGTTCTAAAAATTTGCCCAAAAATACTAAAGTTATAATTATTGCGGACGATTCGAAATACAAATCCACATTGCCGTGATGACCATGACTTAAAAAAACTGCCATGTTATATATGCTCAAAGCGTAAGCCGCGGTAGTCCCCAATGCGACCAAGACATCCATATTGAGACTTTTGTATTTTATAGCTTTAAATGCTCCCACATAAAAAGTCCAGCCTGTTCCAAACTGAACTATTGTTGCAAAAGCAAATTGAATATATAAAAATACAGGCTC
Encoded here:
- a CDS encoding ROK family glucokinase, which produces MYYIGVDIGGTNIKVGVVDREGNILKKASFATLVERPHIEIIKEIDSTIRTLVAELNLKMDDIKAIGIGSPGSIDSKTGTVIYTNNINWKNVPLAKELTSLTGISAYVHNDANAAAMGEWMFGAGKGHNDIVLITIGTGIGGGVIVNGQLLEGNYSAGAELGHTRLGGEGYACTCGRVDCFEAYSSATALIRFTKEAMQKHPDSSMWQYVGGDINKTSGKTAFECMKTGDKTAKEVVDKYIYYLGEGLTNMANIFRPDLIILGGGVCAQGEYLTKPLQEHLDKNIYAKDLVPTVKIVTATLGNDAGIIGAAALGINRHE
- a CDS encoding heavy metal translocating P-type ATPase, whose product is MRVQSYKISGMSCAACSARIEKALKRTKGIKSANVNLATNSMLVEYNEEVITSDQIIKVVEDTGYKAFLHADLSKDQKRAIEKKEYYNLLIRFIVSAVFALPLLSVMFIHMSGAGHFLNEPVFLYIQFAFATIVQFGTGWTFYVGAFKAIKYKSLNMDVLVALGTTAAYALSIYNMAVFLSHGHHGNVDLYFESSAIIITLVFLGKFLEHRAKSHTSDALKQLMSFQAKTARLITPEGIELEIDVDNIKEGDLLLAKPGEKIAVDGIIESGTTSIDESMLTGESIPSDKAPSDKVFGGTINLTGAVKYRATKVGKDTVFSKIIELVEQAQGKKAPIQKIADKVSGIFVPAVLGIAFLIFIISVFIIGFEPALIHSVSVLVIACPCALGLATPTAIMVGTGGAARRGILYKGGDILERAHNIEIVVFDKTGTITEGRPQVKEIVQVNKDASNIMDIIMSVEMQSEHPLAQAIVEKAKSMGAKYIEPQNFVSVAGRGIKAEVNGTKVLAGNLAFMQENNVDTQGYEDYTQKGGTAVFMSQNNVLSAVFLITDTIKQNAKNAIMELNAQGIKTIMLTGDTAHAAKLTSEEAGISDYIAEVLPAQKEEQIKKLKESGKVVAMVGDGINDAPSLASADVGFAMGTGTDIAIEAGDITLMNGDLKKVADAIRISKRTISKIKQNLFWAFIYNCIGIPLAALGILNPMIAGAAMALSSVSVVTNSLLLKRQINSKR